The following proteins come from a genomic window of Alnus glutinosa chromosome 10, dhAlnGlut1.1, whole genome shotgun sequence:
- the LOC133880082 gene encoding transcription factor bHLH62 isoform X1 — MEHEFFLNAGMPTWHSLSSAMDIQGTEQSPDCLLNPSWETSTDHGIHFDSALSSMVSSPAASNTNTPNDSFVIRELIGKLGNIGNSGEISPHSGPLLGNATIAAAATSYNSANTSAYSTPLNSPPKLSVTMIKHLVKESSPNSGKSMPLNSSVAEFSADPGFAERAARFSRFGSRSFNGRTTQFGPNNAEVPYKSNLLHRVSSSPSLKAVGSQMGAQETNNSPELANSQDESTVSEQIPNGETGLKGTNDSNSRKRKAASKGKAKEPALSPFANATKVAGANDNSNAKRCKPGEADGNENGPVKAEETGGSAGEEKDTKAITKPPEAPKDYIHVRARRGQATDSHSLAERVRREKISERMKLLQDLVPGCNKVTGKALMLDEIINYVQSLQRQVEFLSMKLASVNTRLDFNLENLIHKDIFQSNNPLPHPIFPLDSSASAFYCHQPQQNQALNANISNGTVTQSSVDPLDTALCSTLSLQLPPLNGFSDTVSQYPMFGEDDLQTIVQMGFGQNPNGETTALQPQSFHGEEKITRKSVFL; from the exons ATGGAGCATGAGTTTTTTCTGAATGCTGGAATGCCCACTTGGCACTCTCTTTCGTCAGCCATGGACATTCAAGGGACCGAGCAATCCCCAGATTGCTTGCTGAATCCTAGCTGGGAAACGTCGACGGATCACGGTATCCACTTCGATTCAGCTCTGAGTTCAATGGTGTCGTCGCCTGCAGCATCGAATACCAACACGCCTAACGACAGTTTTGTGATCAGGGAGTTGATAGGAAAGCTGGGAAACATTGGTAACTCTGGTGAGATCTCGCCGCATTCTGGGCCTTTGTTGGGAAATGCTACAATTGCTGCAGCGGCTACTTCTTACAACAGTGCCAACACTTCTGCTTATAGCACTCCTTTGAATTCTCCTCCTAAGCTAAGCGTGACCATGATCAAACACTTGGTGAAGGAAAGCTCACCCAATTCGGGAAAATCAATGCCTTTGAATTCCAGCGTGGCAGAGTTCTCTGCTGACCCTGGATTTGCTGAGAGGGCTGCCAGGTTCTCCCGCTTTGGCAGCAGGAGTTTCAATGGCCGGACAACCCAATTCGGCCCGAACAACGCTGAAGTCCCTTATAAATCCAATCTGTTACACCGAGTTTCGAGTAGTCCTTCTCTGAAAGCAGTCGGATCTCAAATGGGTGCCCAGGAAACCAACAATTCTCCTGAACTCGCAAATTCTCAAGACGAATCCACTGTCTCAGAACAAATTCCGAACGGGGAGACAGGGTTAAAGGGTACCAACGATTCGAATTCCAGGAAAAGAAAAGCAGCTTCCAAGGGAAAAGCAAAGGAGCCTGCATTATCTCCATTTGCCAATGCTACAAAG GTGGCTGGAGCTAATGATAATTCGAATGCAAAGCGATGCAAGCCAGGCGAGGCTGATGGAAATGAAAATGGCCCTGTTAAAGCAGAGGAAACAGGAGGAAGTGCAGGGGAAGAGAAAGACACCAAGGCTATCACAAAGCCTCCGGAGGCTCCTAAGGACTACATTCATGTGAGAGCCAGAAGGGGCCAGGCTACTGACAGCCACAGTCTCGCTGAAAGA GTCCGAAGAGAGAAGATTAGCGAAAGGATGAAGCTACTCCAAGATCTTGTCCCTGGTTGCAATAAG GTCACCGGAAAAGCACTTATGCTCGACGAAATTATCAACTACGTCCAGTCATTGCAACGTCAAGTCGAG ttCCTCTCCATGAAATTGGCTTCTGTCAATACCAGGCTGGATTTCAACTTGGAAAATCTAATCCATAAAGAT atATTCCAATCAAACAACCCTTTGCCGCACCCAATATTCCCATTAGATTCCTCGGCATCAGCTTTTTATTGTCACCAGCCCCAGCAAAATCAAGCACTGAATGCCAACATTTCTAATGGGACAGTGACCCAATCCTCTGTGGACCCATTAGACACTGCACTATGCTCAACTCTCAGCCTGCAATTACCTCCACTCAATGGATTTAGCGACACTGTTTCTCAA TATCCGATGTTCGGCGAAGATGACCTGCAAACCATTGTACAAATGGGTTTTGGTCAAAATCCCAACGGGGAAACAACAGCATTGCAGCCACAAAGCTTCCATGGTGAGGAAAAAATAACGAGGAAATCGGTTTTCCTTTGA
- the LOC133880082 gene encoding transcription factor bHLH62 isoform X2, with the protein MEHEFFLNAGMPTWHSLSSAMDIQGTEQSPDCLLNPSWETSTDHGIHFDSALSSMVSSPAASNTNTPNDSFVIRELIGKLGNIGNSGEISPHSGPLLGNATIAAAATSYNSANTSAYSTPLNSPPKLSVTMIKHLVKESSPNSGKSMPLNSSVAEFSADPGFAERAARFSRFGSRSFNGRTTQFGPNNAEVPYKSNLLHRVSSSPSLKAVGSQMGAQETNNSPELANSQDESTVSEQIPNGETGLKGTNDSNSRKRKAASKGKAKEPALSPFANATKVAGANDNSNAKRCKPGEADGNENGPVKAEETGGSAGEEKDTKAITKPPEAPKDYIHVRARRGQATDSHSLAERVRREKISERMKLLQDLVPGCNKVTGKALMLDEIINYVQSLQRQVEFLSMKLASVNTRLDFNLENLIHKDIFQSNNPLPHPIFPLDSSASAFYCHQPQQNQALNANISNGTVTQSSVDPLDTALCSTLSLQLPPLNGFSDTVSQYPMFGEDDLQTIVQMGFGQNPNGETTALQPQSFHGAQMKLEL; encoded by the exons ATGGAGCATGAGTTTTTTCTGAATGCTGGAATGCCCACTTGGCACTCTCTTTCGTCAGCCATGGACATTCAAGGGACCGAGCAATCCCCAGATTGCTTGCTGAATCCTAGCTGGGAAACGTCGACGGATCACGGTATCCACTTCGATTCAGCTCTGAGTTCAATGGTGTCGTCGCCTGCAGCATCGAATACCAACACGCCTAACGACAGTTTTGTGATCAGGGAGTTGATAGGAAAGCTGGGAAACATTGGTAACTCTGGTGAGATCTCGCCGCATTCTGGGCCTTTGTTGGGAAATGCTACAATTGCTGCAGCGGCTACTTCTTACAACAGTGCCAACACTTCTGCTTATAGCACTCCTTTGAATTCTCCTCCTAAGCTAAGCGTGACCATGATCAAACACTTGGTGAAGGAAAGCTCACCCAATTCGGGAAAATCAATGCCTTTGAATTCCAGCGTGGCAGAGTTCTCTGCTGACCCTGGATTTGCTGAGAGGGCTGCCAGGTTCTCCCGCTTTGGCAGCAGGAGTTTCAATGGCCGGACAACCCAATTCGGCCCGAACAACGCTGAAGTCCCTTATAAATCCAATCTGTTACACCGAGTTTCGAGTAGTCCTTCTCTGAAAGCAGTCGGATCTCAAATGGGTGCCCAGGAAACCAACAATTCTCCTGAACTCGCAAATTCTCAAGACGAATCCACTGTCTCAGAACAAATTCCGAACGGGGAGACAGGGTTAAAGGGTACCAACGATTCGAATTCCAGGAAAAGAAAAGCAGCTTCCAAGGGAAAAGCAAAGGAGCCTGCATTATCTCCATTTGCCAATGCTACAAAG GTGGCTGGAGCTAATGATAATTCGAATGCAAAGCGATGCAAGCCAGGCGAGGCTGATGGAAATGAAAATGGCCCTGTTAAAGCAGAGGAAACAGGAGGAAGTGCAGGGGAAGAGAAAGACACCAAGGCTATCACAAAGCCTCCGGAGGCTCCTAAGGACTACATTCATGTGAGAGCCAGAAGGGGCCAGGCTACTGACAGCCACAGTCTCGCTGAAAGA GTCCGAAGAGAGAAGATTAGCGAAAGGATGAAGCTACTCCAAGATCTTGTCCCTGGTTGCAATAAG GTCACCGGAAAAGCACTTATGCTCGACGAAATTATCAACTACGTCCAGTCATTGCAACGTCAAGTCGAG ttCCTCTCCATGAAATTGGCTTCTGTCAATACCAGGCTGGATTTCAACTTGGAAAATCTAATCCATAAAGAT atATTCCAATCAAACAACCCTTTGCCGCACCCAATATTCCCATTAGATTCCTCGGCATCAGCTTTTTATTGTCACCAGCCCCAGCAAAATCAAGCACTGAATGCCAACATTTCTAATGGGACAGTGACCCAATCCTCTGTGGACCCATTAGACACTGCACTATGCTCAACTCTCAGCCTGCAATTACCTCCACTCAATGGATTTAGCGACACTGTTTCTCAA TATCCGATGTTCGGCGAAGATGACCTGCAAACCATTGTACAAATGGGTTTTGGTCAAAATCCCAACGGGGAAACAACAGCATTGCAGCCACAAAGCTTCCATG GCGCACAAATGAAACTCGAGCTCTGA